In one window of Oryzias melastigma strain HK-1 linkage group LG5, ASM292280v2, whole genome shotgun sequence DNA:
- the LOC112144861 gene encoding transforming protein RhoA isoform X1 has product MAAYVMAAIRKKLVIVGDGACGKTCLLIVFSKDQFPEVYVPTVFENYVADIEVDGKQVELALWDTAGQEDYDRLRPLSYPDTDVILMCFSIDSPDSLENIPEKWTPEVKHFCPNVPIILVGNKKDLRNDEHTRRELAKMKQEPVKPEDGRDMANRIGASGYMECSAKTKDGVREVFEMATRAALQARRGKKSNKCVLL; this is encoded by the exons ATGGCAGCTTACG TTATGGCAGCGATCAGGAAAAAGCTGGTCATAGTGGGAGATGGAGCCTGTGGGAAGACCTGTCTACTCATTGTGTTTAGTAAGGACCAGTTTCCTGAGGTCTACGTCCCCACAGTCTTTGAGAATTATGTTGCTGACATTGAAGTCGATGGCAAACAG GTGGAGTTGGCGCTTTGGGATACAGCAGGTCAAGAGGACTATGACAGGTTGCGTCCTCTCTCCTACCCAGACACAGACGTCATTCTCATGTGCTTCTCCATCGACAGTCCAGACAGTCTCG AGAACATTCCTGAGAAGTGGACTCCTGAGGTGAAGCATTTCTGTCCCAACGTTCCCATCATCCTGGTGGGAAATAAGAAAGATCTGCGGAACGACGAGCACACTCGACGGGAGCTTGCCAAAATGAAGCAG GAGCCTGTGAAACCAGAGGACGGGCGGGACATGGCTAACCGGATCGGTGCCTCTGGATACATGGAATGCTccgcaaaaacaaaagatggagTGAGGGAAGTGTTCGAGATGGCCACCAGGGCTGCACTACAGGCCAGGCGAGGAAAGAAGAGCAATAAATGTGTCCTACTGTAA
- the LOC112144861 gene encoding transforming protein RhoA isoform X2, with protein sequence MAAIRKKLVIVGDGACGKTCLLIVFSKDQFPEVYVPTVFENYVADIEVDGKQVELALWDTAGQEDYDRLRPLSYPDTDVILMCFSIDSPDSLENIPEKWTPEVKHFCPNVPIILVGNKKDLRNDEHTRRELAKMKQEPVKPEDGRDMANRIGASGYMECSAKTKDGVREVFEMATRAALQARRGKKSNKCVLL encoded by the exons ATGGCAGCGATCAGGAAAAAGCTGGTCATAGTGGGAGATGGAGCCTGTGGGAAGACCTGTCTACTCATTGTGTTTAGTAAGGACCAGTTTCCTGAGGTCTACGTCCCCACAGTCTTTGAGAATTATGTTGCTGACATTGAAGTCGATGGCAAACAG GTGGAGTTGGCGCTTTGGGATACAGCAGGTCAAGAGGACTATGACAGGTTGCGTCCTCTCTCCTACCCAGACACAGACGTCATTCTCATGTGCTTCTCCATCGACAGTCCAGACAGTCTCG AGAACATTCCTGAGAAGTGGACTCCTGAGGTGAAGCATTTCTGTCCCAACGTTCCCATCATCCTGGTGGGAAATAAGAAAGATCTGCGGAACGACGAGCACACTCGACGGGAGCTTGCCAAAATGAAGCAG GAGCCTGTGAAACCAGAGGACGGGCGGGACATGGCTAACCGGATCGGTGCCTCTGGATACATGGAATGCTccgcaaaaacaaaagatggagTGAGGGAAGTGTTCGAGATGGCCACCAGGGCTGCACTACAGGCCAGGCGAGGAAAGAAGAGCAATAAATGTGTCCTACTGTAA
- the LOC112145746 gene encoding transmembrane protein 43 produces MSSTHSFPGKGPDQHKRVTVKHNPGFLEKLGDTAGGTVLGVGLFFLSIYILFTNEGRALQTASSLDEGLSQVVSLGPYPYLDVQNNQRLVHLSAKLHTVQPLHDPNYRVVVQAVKLRRQVEMYQWVESRESRDYQENGETKTETTYSYNTEWKSELINSRNFDKEIGHQNPSAMAVESVTVVAPAVQAGPFVLSKGLVDQINKFQTLSLRDFPRSLLDPFLSIHDDYFYHTQFPLRPEVGDVRVRFSFAGLSGEDTPLGPAQTVSIVAMQRGEQLVSFKTKSGDVLEILYEEDLSAEEVFAKQQQLNSLKTWGLRAAGWALMFVSIQLVTRILHTLVVWIPFVRDLVSVGLKIFALCVSCSLSLVVIAAGWLFYRPLVAAALAAVGVLPVFLARAGTPAKKDA; encoded by the exons ATGTCTTCTACACACTCT TTTCCAGGTAAAGGTCCAGACCAACACAAGCGTGTCACCGTCAAACACAACCCTGGATTCCTGGAGAAACTGGGTGACACTGCAGGGGGAACCGTTCTCGGTGTCGGACTGTTTTTCCTCTCAATTTATATTCTTTTCACCAACGAG GGTCGAGCCCTTCAGACTGCATCCTCCCTGGACGAAGGTCTCTCTCAGGTGGTGTCTCTGGGGCCTTACCCCTACCTCGATGTGCAGAACAATCAGCGTTTAGTTCACCTGTCTGCAAAGCTGCACACCGTTCAG cctCTCCATGACCCCAACTACAGAGTGGTGGTGCAGGCGGTGAAGCTGAGGAGGCAGGTGGAGATgtatcagtgggtggagtcccgCGAGAGCAG AGACTATCAGGAGAACGGTGAAACCAAGACAGAAACCACGTACTCCTACA ACACTGAGTGGAAATCCGAGTTAATCAACAGCAggaattttgataaagaaatTGGTCACCAAAATCCCAG CGCCATGGCAGTTGAGAGTGTGACCGTGGTGGCTCCTGCAGTCCAAGCCGGaccttttgttttgtctaaaG GTTTGGTGGACCAAATCAACAAGTTCCAGACTCTGAGTCTGCGAGATTTTCCTCGCTCCCTCTTGGACCCTTTCCTCTCTATTCACGACGATTACTTTTATCACACTCAGTTCCCGCTCAGACCAGAG GTCGGGGACGTCCGTGTGCGGTTCTCCTTTGCTGGACTGAGTGGTGAAGACACGCCCCTCGGCCCGGCTCAGACT GTCAGTATCGTCGCCATGCAAAGAGGGGAGCAGCTGGTGTCCTTTAAAACCAAATCCGGCGACGTTCTGGAGATCCTTTACGAGGAGGATCTCTCTGCAGAG GAGGTGTTtgcaaagcagcagcagctgaacagCCTGAAGACGTGGGGACTCCGGGCGGCCGGCTGGGCGCTCATGTTCGTCAGCATCCAGCTGGTCACACGCATCCTTCACACGCTGG TGGTTTGGATTCCCTTCGTCAGGGACCTGGTGTCCGTCGGCCTGAAGATCTTCGCCCTGTGCGTCTCCTGCTCGCTGTCTCTCGTCGTCATAGCGGCGGGCTGGCTCTTTTACCGCCCGCTGGTGGCGGCGGCTCTGGCTGCAGTGGGGGTGCTTCCAGTGTTCTTGGCCCGCGCCGGAACGCCAGCCAAGAAGGATGCATGA
- the zgc:112334 gene encoding rab GDP dissociation inhibitor beta, translated as MQEYDIIVLGTGLKECVLSGLMSLSGKKVLHIDKNPYYGGESASISPLEELYRRFKVHGPPKSMGRGKEWNVDLVPKFFLATGELVKILLHTEVTRYMDFKVVEGSYVYKTGKLHKVPATEEDAQTSDLMGMFDKRRFRKLLNFVLNFEAQNPRTHQDVDPEKTTTRELFSRFDLGQDVIEFTGHAIALHSSESYLDQPCLDTINRIKLYCESLSRHNFSPYLYPLYGQGELPQGFARLSAEYGGAFLMNRTIDEIVMENGKVKAVKSEGKEFHCKQLICDPSYVPNRVRKIGRVVRAICLLNHPVKNTHDASSCQIILPQSQLNRKSDIYISVVSYSHSVASDGLYIATVSTTAETVTPEKEVQPGLELLEPILQKFVTVNHLLVPNEDGRKSQIFVSRSYDATDHFETECEDIKDLYHRLTGARLCFLKSRHQSHNSDDD; from the exons ATGCAGGAGTATGATATTATAGTCCTAGGAACTGGACTTAAG GAATGTGTCCTCTCTGGTTTAATGTCTTTGAGCGGGAAAAAGGTTCTCCACATCGACAAGAATCCTTATTATGGAGGAGAGAGTGCATCCATTTCTCCTCTTGAGGAG CTGTACAGGAGGTTCAAGGTGCACGGTCCTCCGAAATCGATGGGTCGTGGGAAAGAGTGGAACGTTGACCTCGTCCCCAAGTTTTTTCTTGCAACCg GTGAACTGGTGAAAATCTTGCTGCACACCGAAGTAACTCGCTACATGGACTTCAAGGTGGTTGAAGGCAGTTATGTGTACAAGACAGGCAAACTGCACAAAGTCCCCGCCACAGAGGAGGACGCCCAAACCTCAG aTCTAATGGGCATGTTTGACAAGAGGAGGTTCAGGAAGCTCCTCAACTTCGTCCTGAACTTTGAAGCGCAAAACCCTCGCACCCACCAGGACGTGGATCCAGAAAAAACCACCACCCGGGAGCTGTTCTCCCGCTTTGACCTGGGCCAGGACGTCATAGAGTTCACAGGTCACGCCATAGCCTTACACTCCAGTGAAAG TTACCTGGACCAACCCTGTTTGGACACCATCAACCGGATCAAGCTGTACTGTGAGTCTTTGTCTCGCCACAACTTCAGCCCGTACCTGTACCCTCTGTACGGACAGGGGGAACTGCCACAGGGATTTGCCAG GCTGAGTGCAGAGTACGGAGGAGCTTTCCTGATGAACAGGACCATAGATGAGATTGTGATGGAGAACGGCAAAGTCAAAGCTGTCAAGTCAGAGGGGAAG GAGTTCCACTGTAAGCAGCTGATCTGCGATCCCAGCTATGTGCCCAACAGAGTCAGGAAGATCGGGCGCGTCGTCAGAGCCATTTGTTTACTAAACCATCCTGTCAAAAACACCCACGATGCCAGCTCCTGTCAAATCATCCTTCCTCAAAGTCAGCTCAACAGGAAGTCAG ACATTTACATATCTGTAGTGTCCTACAGCCACAGCGTGGCCTCAGATGGACTGTACATCGCCACAGTGAGCACCACCGCCGAGACCGTCACCCCGGAGAAGGAGGTGCAGCCAGgcctggagctgctggagcctatcctgcaAAA ATTTGTAACCGTCAACCACCTGCTAGTTCCAAACGAGGACGGCAGGAAGAGCCAG ATATTTGTTTCCCGCTCGTACGACGCGACCGACCACTTTGAGACGGAGTGTGAGGACATCAAGGACTTGTACCACCGGCTGACTGGAGCTCGACTCTGCTTCCTGAAGTCTCGACATCAGTCCCATAACTCTGACGACGACTGA